The following are from one region of the Stigmatella ashevillena genome:
- a CDS encoding sensor histidine kinase → MSEPPTKKRTRRTPPASGKSADGPADASLSSPLGEEAPLAAEPSPGARAGDGDAAEQALTRERLRLCMEAAQLGTWDWPLAAGRIHWSENIASLLGGVPGGPGDTYEAFLQRVLAEDRSRFAQQVAAALEKPSAFDAEFRVYVPEGAPRWMHARARVLAENGRAVRMLGVLRDITLEKKAEEESRRATDFQEQLLGIVSHDIRSPLGAIISWARIMAVGGPPPEEQQRTFRRITSAALRIERLTRLLLDFARAQLGGGIILEPRRADMHELLQQVSHQFRVAYADRSLVCEKEGEDTGGMWDPDRLAQVVSNLLENALKYSPPDTPVRLTTRARKEHVVLEVHNQGKPVPSELMPQLFEPFRSGPQASRTAKTSYGLGLYIVREIVRAHGGTIEVRSDIEEGTTFTVSLPRLPPVAAELMRRPAPAGPKMP, encoded by the coding sequence ATGTCCGAGCCCCCCACCAAGAAGCGCACACGGCGCACCCCTCCCGCCTCGGGAAAGTCCGCTGACGGCCCAGCGGACGCTTCCCTGTCCTCCCCTTTGGGGGAGGAGGCTCCTCTGGCGGCCGAACCGTCCCCAGGCGCCCGGGCCGGAGACGGGGACGCGGCGGAGCAGGCGCTGACCCGGGAGCGGCTGCGGCTGTGCATGGAAGCAGCCCAACTGGGCACCTGGGACTGGCCCCTGGCGGCCGGGCGCATCCACTGGTCCGAGAACATCGCCTCGCTCTTGGGGGGCGTGCCGGGAGGGCCGGGAGACACCTACGAGGCCTTCCTCCAGCGCGTGCTCGCCGAGGACCGGTCCCGCTTTGCCCAGCAGGTGGCCGCCGCGCTGGAGAAGCCCTCGGCCTTCGACGCCGAGTTCCGCGTCTACGTGCCCGAGGGGGCCCCGCGCTGGATGCACGCCCGGGCGCGCGTGCTGGCCGAGAACGGCCGGGCGGTGAGGATGCTGGGCGTGCTCCGGGACATCACCCTGGAGAAGAAGGCGGAGGAGGAATCCCGCCGCGCCACGGACTTCCAGGAGCAGCTCCTGGGCATCGTCAGCCACGACATCCGCAGCCCGCTGGGGGCCATCATCTCCTGGGCGCGCATCATGGCCGTGGGCGGCCCGCCCCCCGAGGAGCAGCAGCGCACCTTCCGGCGCATCACCTCCGCGGCGCTGCGGATTGAGCGGCTCACCCGCCTGCTCCTGGACTTCGCCCGGGCCCAGCTCGGCGGGGGCATCATCCTGGAGCCCCGCCGCGCGGACATGCACGAGCTGCTCCAGCAGGTGTCCCACCAGTTCCGGGTGGCGTATGCGGACCGCTCCCTGGTGTGTGAGAAGGAGGGGGAGGACACCGGGGGCATGTGGGATCCGGACCGGCTGGCGCAGGTGGTCTCCAACCTGCTGGAGAACGCGCTCAAGTACAGCCCGCCGGACACGCCCGTGCGGCTGACGACCCGGGCGCGCAAGGAGCACGTGGTGCTCGAGGTGCACAACCAGGGCAAGCCCGTGCCCTCCGAGCTGATGCCTCAGCTCTTCGAGCCCTTCCGCAGCGGCCCCCAGGCCTCGCGCACGGCGAAGACGAGCTACGGGCTGGGGCTCTACATCGTCCGGGAAATCGTCCGGGCCCACGGGGGCACCATCGAGGTGCGCTCCGACATCGAGGAGGGCACCACCTTCACCGTGAGCCTGCCCCGCCTGCCCCCCGTGGCGGCGGAGCTGATGCGCCGGCCCGCGCCGGCGGGGCCCAAGATGCCCTGA
- a CDS encoding CheR family methyltransferase, with translation MASLALTPPVFAILSALIEQRAGLHYAPEDRELLADKVSSRALEAGFESLLDYYYFLRYDPAGPEALDALVDALLVHETYFFRDRLPLEVLVEQILVPQVRAGQQPRVWCAACSTGEEPLTLAMMLADCGVLKEVRLVASDLSQRVLDRARRGEYNLRSMRALPSGIEGRYLDVVEGRPRVRPELVAAVDWRRVNLVDAAAISELGRFDAILCRNVLIYFQDDMARRVVDSLTQALVPGAPLVVGTSESLMRFGTALVCEELRGAFFYVRPKENP, from the coding sequence ATGGCCTCGCTGGCTCTCACGCCGCCGGTCTTCGCCATCCTCTCCGCGCTGATCGAACAGCGCGCGGGGCTGCACTATGCGCCGGAAGATCGCGAACTGCTGGCGGACAAGGTGTCGTCCCGGGCGCTCGAGGCCGGCTTCGAGTCGTTGCTCGACTACTATTACTTCCTTCGCTACGACCCGGCCGGGCCCGAGGCGCTGGATGCCCTCGTCGACGCGCTGCTGGTGCACGAGACGTATTTCTTCCGGGACCGGCTGCCGCTGGAGGTCCTGGTGGAGCAGATCCTGGTCCCCCAGGTCCGCGCGGGGCAACAGCCCCGGGTGTGGTGCGCGGCCTGTTCCACGGGCGAGGAGCCGCTGACGCTGGCGATGATGCTGGCGGACTGTGGCGTGCTGAAGGAGGTTCGCCTGGTGGCGAGTGACTTGAGCCAGCGGGTGTTGGACCGGGCCCGGCGGGGGGAATACAACCTGCGCTCGATGCGGGCGCTGCCCTCGGGGATCGAAGGGCGCTACCTGGATGTCGTGGAAGGGCGCCCGCGCGTGCGCCCGGAGCTCGTCGCCGCGGTGGATTGGCGCCGGGTGAACCTGGTGGATGCTGCGGCCATCTCGGAGCTGGGGCGCTTCGACGCCATCCTCTGCCGCAACGTGCTCATCTACTTTCAGGACGACATGGCCCGGCGGGTGGTGGACTCTCTCACCCAGGCCCTCGTGCCCGGAGCGCCCCTGGTGGTGGGCACCTCCGAGTCCCTGATGCGCTTTGGCACCGCGCTCGTGTGTGAGGAGCTGCGCGGGGCCTTTTTCTATGTCCGGCCGAAGGAGAATCCCTGA
- a CDS encoding glycoside hydrolase family 1 protein translates to MSQPVSHPVSHRLLLALPLLLAACAESTRFEPDAARTALIGTGLPAGFLLGTSTSSHQVEGGNTNDWTRWEQERFPDGRPHIKDERPSGDATDSWNRFDQDVRSMQVLGSNAYRFGLEWSRLEPTPGAWNEEAAERYRQWARTLRQQGITPLVTLYHFTLPLWVSDAGGWENPATLDAFEAYSARVAAALGGEVDWWCTVNEPNVYAIQGYLDGIWPPGKKDTKAMAVVLDRLIEAHARAARQLRALDTVDVDGDGHATRIGLAHHARIFQAATGSMADTAATALTDAFVNESVPEALRTGRIRLSVPGSTSIDREVEGLKGSIDYFGLNYYTRDYIRQDLGEASLARQYTPRGKTVNDLGWELYPEGLYLFLQRYSHLGVPLLVTENGMADRSGERRPRYLQTHLYAVEQAIAEGVDVRGYFHWSLIDNFEWAEGYEAKFGLFAVDLDSPEKTRTETPSVRPFQDIARNLGLTPSP, encoded by the coding sequence GTGAGCCAGCCTGTGAGCCACCCCGTGAGCCACCGCCTCCTGCTCGCCCTGCCCCTGCTCCTGGCCGCGTGCGCGGAGAGCACCCGCTTCGAGCCAGACGCGGCGCGCACCGCCCTCATTGGCACCGGGCTGCCCGCGGGCTTCCTGCTGGGCACTTCCACCTCCTCGCACCAGGTGGAGGGGGGCAATACGAATGACTGGACCCGGTGGGAGCAGGAGCGCTTCCCGGACGGGCGCCCGCATATAAAGGATGAGCGGCCCTCCGGGGACGCCACGGACTCGTGGAACCGCTTCGACCAGGATGTCCGGTCCATGCAGGTGCTGGGCTCGAACGCCTACCGCTTCGGGCTGGAGTGGAGCCGGCTGGAGCCCACGCCGGGCGCCTGGAACGAAGAGGCGGCGGAGCGCTACCGGCAGTGGGCCCGGACGCTGCGCCAGCAGGGCATCACCCCCCTGGTGACGCTCTACCACTTCACCCTGCCCCTCTGGGTGTCGGACGCGGGCGGGTGGGAGAACCCCGCCACGCTGGACGCCTTCGAGGCCTACTCGGCCCGGGTGGCGGCGGCGCTCGGCGGCGAGGTGGACTGGTGGTGCACGGTGAACGAGCCCAACGTGTACGCCATTCAGGGCTACCTGGACGGCATCTGGCCCCCGGGCAAGAAGGACACGAAGGCCATGGCCGTGGTGCTTGACCGCCTCATCGAGGCGCACGCGCGCGCCGCCCGCCAGCTCCGGGCCCTGGACACCGTGGACGTGGACGGAGACGGCCATGCCACGCGCATTGGCCTGGCCCACCACGCGCGCATCTTCCAGGCGGCCACCGGCTCCATGGCGGACACCGCCGCCACGGCCCTCACCGATGCCTTCGTCAACGAGAGCGTCCCCGAGGCGCTGCGCACCGGCCGCATCCGCCTGTCCGTGCCCGGCTCCACCTCCATCGACCGCGAAGTCGAAGGGCTCAAAGGATCCATCGATTACTTCGGGCTCAATTACTACACGCGGGACTATATCCGGCAGGACCTGGGCGAGGCCTCCCTGGCCCGGCAGTACACTCCACGGGGAAAGACGGTGAATGACCTGGGCTGGGAGCTGTATCCGGAGGGCCTCTACCTCTTCCTCCAGCGGTACTCCCACCTGGGGGTGCCCCTGCTCGTCACGGAGAACGGCATGGCCGACCGCTCTGGCGAGCGTCGACCCCGCTACCTCCAGACCCACCTCTATGCCGTGGAGCAGGCCATCGCGGAGGGAGTGGACGTGAGGGGATACTTCCACTGGAGTCTGATCGATAATTTCGAATGGGCGGAAGGATACGAAGCGAAATTCGGTCTTTTTGCGGTGGACTTGGACAGCCCGGAGAAGACCCGGACGGAGACACCGTCGGTACGACCGTTCCAAGACATCGCGCGCAACCTCGGCCTCACACCGAGTCCCTGA
- the cheB gene encoding chemotaxis-specific protein-glutamate methyltransferase CheB, which translates to MDAPIRVLVVDDSAFARKVLRQVLSAARGLEVVDTARDGLDAMEKIAELHPDVVTLDLMMPHLDGLGVLKALAAMPAPPRVVVVSTAEEESELAVAALQAGAVELVHKPTALATERLYEMGAELVAKVRTAAHAVARPGVEEAAPVKSGAVPVVGTIHKVVVVGTSTGGPAALGRLLATLPADFPVPLALALHIPAGYTEALARRLDKQSALEVVEASEGVELKPGRAVLAQAGMHLRLNREGTRAWGSLDKEPAGTAHHPSVDVLFQSAVAGWGRAVVGVVLTGMGDDGLAGARAIHAAGGRVLTESAESCVVYGMPRAVVEAGLSHVSAPLDRMAGLLSRSVR; encoded by the coding sequence ATGGATGCCCCCATTCGGGTGCTGGTGGTGGATGACTCGGCGTTCGCGCGCAAGGTGCTGCGGCAGGTGCTGTCCGCGGCGCGGGGTCTGGAGGTGGTGGACACCGCGCGGGATGGGCTGGACGCGATGGAGAAGATCGCCGAGCTGCACCCGGACGTCGTCACGCTCGATTTGATGATGCCGCACCTGGATGGGCTCGGGGTGCTCAAGGCGCTGGCCGCGATGCCCGCGCCGCCGCGCGTGGTGGTGGTGAGCACCGCGGAGGAGGAGAGCGAGCTGGCGGTGGCCGCCCTTCAGGCGGGGGCGGTGGAGCTGGTGCACAAGCCCACGGCGCTCGCCACGGAACGTCTCTACGAGATGGGCGCGGAGCTGGTGGCCAAGGTCCGCACGGCCGCGCACGCCGTGGCGCGTCCGGGCGTGGAGGAGGCCGCCCCGGTGAAATCAGGAGCCGTGCCGGTGGTGGGCACCATCCACAAGGTGGTGGTGGTGGGGACCTCCACGGGAGGCCCGGCCGCGCTGGGGCGGTTGCTGGCGACGCTGCCGGCGGACTTTCCCGTGCCGCTGGCGCTCGCGCTGCACATTCCCGCGGGCTACACGGAGGCGCTGGCGCGCCGGCTCGACAAGCAGAGCGCGCTGGAAGTGGTGGAAGCCTCGGAGGGGGTGGAGCTGAAGCCGGGGCGGGCCGTGCTCGCCCAGGCGGGGATGCACTTGAGGCTGAACCGCGAGGGCACCCGCGCCTGGGGCAGCCTGGACAAGGAGCCCGCGGGCACGGCCCACCACCCCTCGGTGGATGTGCTCTTCCAGAGCGCGGTGGCGGGGTGGGGGAGGGCCGTGGTGGGCGTGGTGCTCACCGGCATGGGCGATGATGGGCTGGCGGGCGCGCGCGCCATCCACGCCGCGGGAGGCCGGGTGCTCACCGAGTCCGCCGAGTCCTGCGTGGTGTACGGCATGCCCCGCGCGGTGGTGGAGGCGGGCCTGTCGCACGTCAGCGCCCCCCTGGATCGCATGGCGGGGCTGCTGTCGCGCTCCGTGCGCTGA
- a CDS encoding HEAT repeat domain-containing protein yields MRAAHHPLSLSSEDRTRVEAVEALSRRGAASLEELLQELDTPSWAVRRAVIGALARMGTPAVEPLCGALRHARGSEAALAAAVDALVASSGEVDEPVIALGEDSNPAVICDAAQVLGRRRSRRAVPLLATLTMHADDNVAVAAIEALGRIGGGAAVDALLAALGSGNFFRIFPAIDVLGRSGDPAVVPPLLGLLADPFYMSEAARALGRTGQEAAVPALVGLLQRGTDAVVRVAAVALVEIHEAQVQRFGGTRLVRSALRARPELAELGRKLSRCLTGADASEKAALSRLMGWAGGGEAATGLVAMLDAEPSVARAAASALQEMGPEADVPLLQALREGDSARRLLLLPLVNRRTAAVQDVVLCLGDEDPSVRVLAADTLSRLGEPGAVRYLFERLADEDPRVMQAAVGAIQSLGSDETEALALEAAGSPDVRKRRASLRIISYFGYSRGLDVLLRAMRETDERLRDAAIYGLPFIDDPRAVDALLEAAHHDSERTRAAAMRALGQTEKDARVTSCLLGGLGDKDAWVRYYACQSLGKLNEEAAADAIVALADDEAGQVRVAVVDALAHLHTESALKALRRAAASGDSDVRRAALLGLGVSKRPDALPVLLAAVQAEDPATRLVALSAVAEYDTQETVSVLMRAATDADESVRSAAVGFLATRPGMPATQALVSLLGEPSLRERVVSALSLMTEGRLPGLLAALEVAEESQAPLLVAALARMQRADARAALLSALTTSSPAGRRAAAVAVGAINTLEAREALQEASAHDLDPEVRQACLQALSR; encoded by the coding sequence GTGAGAGCCGCCCATCATCCCCTGTCCCTGTCGAGCGAGGACCGCACCCGGGTGGAGGCGGTGGAGGCCCTCTCGCGCCGGGGAGCCGCCAGCCTGGAGGAGCTCCTTCAGGAACTGGACACGCCGAGCTGGGCGGTGCGCCGGGCCGTCATTGGAGCGCTGGCGCGGATGGGAACGCCCGCGGTGGAGCCGCTGTGCGGTGCTTTGCGCCATGCGCGCGGCAGCGAGGCCGCGCTGGCCGCCGCCGTGGACGCGCTGGTGGCCTCCTCCGGCGAGGTGGACGAGCCGGTCATCGCCCTGGGGGAGGACTCCAACCCCGCCGTCATCTGCGATGCCGCCCAGGTCTTGGGTCGGCGCCGCAGTCGGCGCGCGGTGCCGCTGCTGGCGACGCTGACGATGCACGCGGATGACAACGTGGCGGTGGCCGCCATCGAGGCCCTGGGCCGCATCGGGGGCGGCGCCGCGGTGGATGCGTTGCTGGCGGCGCTGGGCAGCGGCAACTTCTTCCGGATCTTCCCCGCCATCGATGTCCTGGGCCGCTCGGGAGACCCCGCCGTGGTGCCCCCGCTGCTGGGGCTGCTGGCGGACCCCTTCTATATGTCCGAGGCGGCCAGGGCCCTGGGCCGCACGGGCCAGGAGGCGGCGGTGCCCGCGCTGGTGGGGCTGCTGCAGCGGGGCACGGACGCGGTGGTGCGCGTGGCGGCGGTGGCGCTGGTGGAGATCCACGAGGCGCAGGTTCAGCGCTTTGGCGGTACGCGGCTGGTGCGCTCGGCGCTGCGCGCGCGGCCGGAGCTGGCGGAACTGGGGCGCAAGCTCTCCCGGTGCCTGACGGGCGCCGACGCCTCGGAGAAGGCGGCGCTCTCGCGGCTGATGGGGTGGGCGGGCGGAGGCGAGGCGGCCACGGGCCTGGTGGCGATGCTGGACGCGGAGCCCTCCGTGGCCCGCGCCGCGGCCAGTGCCCTCCAGGAGATGGGCCCCGAGGCGGACGTCCCCCTGCTCCAGGCCCTGCGGGAGGGAGACAGCGCCCGGCGGCTGTTGCTGCTGCCCCTGGTGAACCGGCGCACGGCGGCGGTGCAGGACGTGGTGCTGTGCCTGGGGGACGAGGATCCCTCGGTGCGGGTGCTCGCGGCCGATACCCTCTCCCGCCTGGGCGAGCCGGGCGCCGTGCGCTACCTGTTCGAGCGGCTGGCGGACGAGGACCCCCGGGTGATGCAGGCGGCGGTGGGGGCCATCCAATCGCTCGGCAGCGATGAGACGGAGGCGCTCGCGCTCGAGGCGGCGGGCTCCCCGGATGTGCGCAAGCGCCGCGCCTCCCTGCGCATCATCTCCTACTTCGGGTATTCGCGCGGGTTGGATGTGCTCCTGCGGGCCATGCGCGAGACGGATGAGCGGTTGAGGGACGCGGCCATCTACGGCCTGCCCTTCATCGATGATCCGCGCGCGGTGGATGCGCTGCTGGAGGCGGCGCACCATGACTCGGAGCGCACCCGCGCGGCCGCCATGCGGGCCCTGGGGCAGACGGAGAAGGACGCCCGGGTGACGTCCTGCTTGCTGGGAGGCCTCGGCGACAAGGATGCCTGGGTGCGCTACTACGCGTGCCAGTCGCTGGGAAAGCTTAACGAGGAGGCCGCCGCGGACGCCATCGTCGCGCTGGCGGACGACGAGGCGGGCCAGGTGCGCGTGGCGGTGGTGGACGCGCTGGCCCACCTGCACACGGAGAGCGCGCTGAAGGCCCTGCGGCGCGCGGCCGCCTCGGGAGACTCGGACGTGCGCCGGGCGGCGCTCCTGGGACTGGGCGTGTCCAAGCGTCCGGATGCGCTGCCGGTGTTGCTGGCGGCCGTCCAGGCGGAGGACCCCGCCACGCGGCTGGTGGCCCTCTCCGCCGTGGCGGAGTACGACACGCAGGAGACGGTGTCCGTCCTGATGCGCGCGGCGACGGATGCGGACGAGAGCGTGCGCAGCGCGGCGGTGGGTTTCCTGGCCACCCGTCCAGGCATGCCCGCGACCCAGGCGCTCGTCTCGCTGCTGGGGGAACCCTCCTTGCGCGAGCGGGTGGTGAGCGCCCTGTCCCTGATGACGGAGGGGCGCCTTCCCGGATTGCTCGCGGCGCTGGAGGTGGCGGAGGAGAGCCAGGCCCCCCTGCTGGTGGCGGCCCTGGCGCGCATGCAGCGCGCGGACGCGCGGGCGGCGCTGCTGAGCGCGCTCACCACAAGCAGTCCCGCGGGGCGCCGGGCGGCGGCGGTGGCGGTGGGCGCCATCAACACGTTGGAGGCCCGGGAAGCGCTGCAAGAGGCGTCCGCCCATGATCTGGACCCCGAGGTGCGCCAGGCGTGTTTGCAGGCGTTGAGCCGCTGA